One genomic window of Luteitalea pratensis includes the following:
- a CDS encoding type II secretion system F family protein, whose product MEFRCRLATATGQVSEGTFVADSEAALRRELEEKGLYVLDLRAAHRGFAGLTRARGGRIKQHEFLVFNQELATLLKAGMPLVQSLEILRRNVPNPVFKAVLDDVYDKVRSGTALSDAFEAHPRHVTPIYTASLMAGERSGSLEQVLRRYVSYVQVISAVQRRVVSALVYPAVLTLLSFAVVAIIVVRVVPEFNEFYKGFNAQLPLATRVIVAVSATIRGQILLIALAMAGLVIGARWALRQPEQRRRLDRLVLGLPGIGTIARQFATSQLARTLATLLGGGIPLVTALDVASRSVSNRHIAAQMADITRQVREGQPLSAAMAAKGEFPDVSVKMVEVGEATGALQDMLNAIADFYDEDIETKLGRFLLLIEPILLVVMGIVIAALLIALYLPVFQLSSALS is encoded by the coding sequence ATGGAGTTCCGCTGTCGACTCGCCACCGCGACCGGTCAGGTGTCCGAGGGCACCTTCGTCGCCGATAGTGAGGCGGCGCTGCGCCGCGAGCTCGAAGAGAAGGGCCTGTACGTCCTCGACCTCCGCGCCGCGCACAGGGGCTTCGCCGGCCTCACTCGCGCCCGGGGCGGGCGGATCAAGCAGCACGAGTTCCTCGTCTTCAACCAGGAATTGGCGACATTGCTCAAGGCGGGCATGCCGCTGGTGCAGTCGCTCGAAATCCTGCGTCGCAACGTCCCCAATCCGGTCTTCAAGGCGGTGCTCGATGACGTGTACGACAAGGTGCGGTCCGGAACCGCGCTCTCGGACGCGTTCGAGGCGCATCCGCGGCACGTGACACCGATCTACACGGCCTCGCTGATGGCCGGCGAGCGCAGCGGCAGCCTCGAGCAGGTACTGCGGCGATACGTCTCCTACGTGCAGGTCATCAGCGCCGTGCAGCGGCGCGTCGTTTCGGCTCTCGTCTACCCAGCGGTCCTGACGCTGCTCTCGTTCGCGGTCGTGGCGATCATCGTCGTGCGCGTGGTGCCGGAGTTCAACGAGTTCTACAAGGGCTTCAACGCGCAGTTGCCGTTGGCCACCCGCGTCATCGTGGCGGTGTCGGCGACCATCCGCGGACAGATCCTGCTGATCGCGCTCGCGATGGCGGGCCTCGTCATCGGGGCCAGGTGGGCACTGCGACAGCCCGAACAGCGGCGACGCCTCGATCGTCTGGTGCTTGGCCTGCCCGGGATCGGGACCATCGCCCGCCAGTTCGCGACTTCGCAGCTGGCGCGGACGCTGGCCACGCTCCTTGGCGGTGGCATCCCGCTGGTGACAGCGCTCGATGTGGCCAGCCGCTCCGTCTCCAACCGACACATCGCCGCGCAGATGGCCGACATCACGCGACAGGTACGCGAAGGCCAGCCCCTGTCGGCAGCAATGGCCGCCAAGGGCGAGTTTCCTGACGTCTCAGTGAAGATGGTGGAGGTGGGGGAGGCAACGGGCGCGCTGCAGGACATGCTCAACGCCATCGCCGACTTCTACGACGAGGACATCGAAACCAAGCTGGGCCGATTCCTGTTGCTGATCGAGCCAATCCTGCTGGTCGTCATGGGGATCGTCATCGCCGCCCTGCTCATCGCCCTCTACCTGCCGGTCTTCCAGCTGTCATCGGCACTGAGCTGA
- a CDS encoding lytic transglycosylase domain-containing protein: MLLRPFAALALGGIVLLLPGRASAELVTLTTGRTLSVRSVRIDGETAVLALRGGGEVECNVTLLKTVAPDEVPYPEPEDLTAAASVAAPARQRLTLAQMAGTESRPYLPLIEAAALRHQVDPRLVHAVITVESRFQARARSRKGAMGLMQLMPATARELQVRNPFDPATNIDAGVRHLRQLLDRFDVQLAVAAYNAGAGAVRRFGGVPPFRETQSYVRQVLQLAGVS; encoded by the coding sequence GTGCTTCTCCGTCCATTCGCCGCCCTCGCGCTGGGGGGAATCGTGCTGCTCCTGCCGGGCCGTGCGTCGGCTGAACTGGTCACGTTGACGACGGGACGCACCTTGTCGGTACGGAGCGTCCGGATCGACGGCGAGACGGCCGTCCTGGCGTTGCGCGGCGGTGGGGAAGTCGAGTGCAACGTCACCCTGCTCAAGACTGTGGCGCCCGACGAAGTGCCCTATCCCGAGCCAGAGGACCTCACCGCCGCAGCTTCAGTGGCCGCTCCGGCGCGACAGCGTTTGACCCTGGCACAGATGGCGGGGACTGAGAGCCGGCCTTATCTGCCCCTGATCGAGGCCGCCGCGCTTCGTCATCAGGTCGACCCGAGGCTGGTTCACGCCGTCATCACCGTGGAGTCCAGGTTCCAGGCGCGCGCGCGTTCGCGCAAGGGCGCGATGGGCCTGATGCAGCTCATGCCGGCGACGGCGCGCGAGCTCCAGGTCCGCAACCCGTTCGACCCGGCGACCAACATCGATGCCGGCGTCCGCCACCTCCGTCAATTGCTCGATCGCTTCGACGTCCAGCTGGCCGTCGCCGCCTACAACGCGGGCGCGGGCGCCGTACGGCGCTTCGGCGGGGTACCGCCGTTCCGCGAGACGCAGTCCTACGTGCGGCAGGTCCTCCAGCTGGCTGGAGTCTCCTGA
- the pilM gene encoding type IV pilus biogenesis protein PilM yields the protein MSPLPAWLQTPPPTLGLQLDAQRVTAVLVDRDAPTPLVRAVASTALPPGAVVPSLTSANILQRDVVVSALRGLVDQIGGRPRHVALAIPDTAAKVSLLPFDQIPANIRDLEQLVRLQLRKTVPFPVEDAQVTWSRGGQQEASTILVVTAMRREIVQEYEAVCTAAGLHAGTIDLATFNIVNLALLGGPSGAGLPGDSLLVHVTPGYASIALLRNGALIFFRTRQNDATEPVADVVHQTRMFYEDRLNGQGFARVLLVAGLDVPDRDGLSRNLGTLFDAPIVPLSLDGIATFGDRVSASEPLVGQIAAPAGIVLRERSA from the coding sequence ATGTCGCCGCTTCCTGCCTGGCTTCAGACGCCCCCGCCCACGCTGGGGCTCCAGCTCGACGCCCAGCGCGTCACCGCTGTCCTGGTGGACCGCGATGCCCCGACGCCACTCGTGCGCGCGGTGGCGTCGACGGCGCTTCCGCCCGGCGCCGTGGTTCCCTCGCTGACGTCGGCCAACATCCTGCAGCGCGACGTCGTCGTCTCGGCGCTACGCGGCCTCGTCGATCAGATCGGCGGCCGGCCGCGGCACGTCGCCCTGGCTATCCCGGACACCGCAGCCAAGGTCTCGCTGCTGCCCTTCGATCAGATCCCGGCCAACATCCGCGATCTCGAGCAACTGGTGCGGCTGCAATTGCGCAAGACGGTGCCGTTCCCGGTCGAGGACGCGCAGGTGACCTGGTCGCGCGGCGGGCAGCAGGAAGCCAGCACCATCCTGGTCGTCACCGCGATGCGCCGCGAGATCGTGCAGGAATACGAAGCCGTCTGCACGGCCGCGGGCCTGCACGCGGGCACCATCGACCTGGCGACCTTCAACATCGTCAATCTTGCGCTGCTTGGCGGGCCATCGGGTGCCGGACTTCCGGGTGACAGCCTGCTCGTGCACGTCACGCCCGGGTACGCGTCGATTGCGCTGCTGCGCAACGGCGCGCTGATCTTCTTCCGCACGCGCCAGAACGACGCCACCGAACCGGTGGCCGACGTGGTCCACCAGACGCGCATGTTCTACGAGGACCGGCTCAACGGCCAGGGCTTCGCGCGGGTGTTGCTCGTCGCCGGGCTGGACGTGCCCGACCGGGACGGGTTGTCACGCAATCTCGGCACGCTGTTCGATGCGCCGATCGTGCCGCTGTCGCTCGACGGCATTGCCACGTTCGGTGATCGCGTCTCGGCGAGCGAGCCCCTGGTCGGCCAGATTGCCGCGCCGGCGGGGATCGTGCTGCGGGAGCGGAGCGCCTGA
- a CDS encoding GspMb/PilO family protein: protein MVPTARILADRRLLVSVLALLAIANFIGLALVVGPIRARVRTLTQRATTASLAVTTATRELHDARQTTAGSVQAVSDLQRFYTQVLPASQPAARQVTLVRLAQLMREADLSYDRRAFAQEEPEKDAVLTRATLKLSVFGSYRNLRLFLYKLETGPDFIVVRDVGVAQGDDPKEPLEAALTLSTYFKASDGS, encoded by the coding sequence ATGGTGCCGACTGCCCGCATCCTCGCGGACCGGCGCCTGCTGGTGTCGGTGCTCGCCTTGCTCGCGATTGCGAACTTCATCGGCCTGGCGCTCGTCGTGGGGCCGATTCGTGCACGCGTGCGCACGCTGACCCAGCGCGCCACGACCGCGTCCCTGGCGGTGACCACAGCCACTCGCGAATTGCACGACGCGCGACAGACGACGGCCGGCAGCGTGCAGGCGGTGTCCGACCTGCAGCGGTTCTACACGCAGGTCCTGCCGGCGAGTCAGCCCGCCGCGCGCCAGGTCACGCTCGTGCGGCTGGCGCAGTTGATGCGCGAGGCCGACCTCTCGTACGACCGCCGGGCCTTTGCCCAGGAGGAGCCCGAGAAGGACGCGGTGCTGACCCGCGCCACGCTGAAGCTGAGCGTGTTTGGAAGTTACCGGAACCTGCGGCTGTTCCTCTACAAGCTGGAGACCGGACCGGACTTCATCGTGGTGCGTGACGTCGGCGTCGCTCAGGGCGATGACCCGAAGGAGCCGCTCGAGGCCGCGCTGACCCTATCGACGTACTTCAAGGCGAGCGATGGCAGCTGA
- a CDS encoding aldehyde dehydrogenase family protein: MADVPAAKPHSDRDLASMAEARTLARAARVAQAQLAELPQDRIDAIVDAMAAAVRQEVDALARLACEETGFGVYADKIIKNRFAAEQVHEFIRPMRTVGVLRRDETRKIIEIAEPFGVVAAIVPSTNPTSTAIYKILIALKARCAIVISPHPSAARCISRTAEIMAAAAARAGAPADVIGWMSVVTLEGTQELMRQREVAVILATGGLGLVRAAYSAGKPAYGVGPGNAPCYVHQSANVAKAAQDIILGKSFDNGLLCSSPNSIVADKAIDGALKAALTSSGGHFLTTAEAQKLAAVLVTPQRLPNPVLVGRTAIQIAEIVGIAVPPGTRALIAVLEGVGRDHPLSIEKLCPVLSYFVVDDWREGCERCKQVLRYGGMGHTMSIHATDDDVILEFGLHKPAFRIVVNTPTTHGSVGLTTGLDPAMTLGCGGHGGNITSDNISPLHLLNIKRVAYELRPAVAPAQRSVGQQASMTDSGSSLRPVVPERVRTLDAPTLSARIDTFLASRGIAKDAALVVGRDGSPSRPSPLVPSHPGDGPLGERAALPIPVVEVENAGPPVDFVCEDDVRQALRAGRRIRLAARAIVTPAARELGDSNDLFVGE; encoded by the coding sequence ATGGCCGACGTCCCAGCCGCCAAGCCGCACTCGGATCGCGATCTCGCCTCGATGGCCGAGGCCCGCACGCTCGCGCGCGCGGCCCGCGTCGCCCAGGCCCAACTCGCTGAACTCCCACAGGACCGCATCGACGCCATCGTCGACGCGATGGCTGCCGCGGTGCGGCAGGAAGTCGATGCGCTGGCTCGCCTGGCCTGCGAGGAAACCGGCTTTGGCGTCTACGCCGACAAGATCATCAAGAACCGGTTTGCCGCCGAACAGGTCCACGAGTTCATCCGCCCGATGCGGACGGTCGGAGTCCTGCGCCGCGACGAGACGCGCAAGATCATCGAGATCGCCGAGCCATTCGGCGTCGTCGCGGCCATCGTCCCGTCCACGAACCCGACCTCGACGGCGATCTACAAGATCCTGATTGCCCTCAAGGCGCGGTGCGCCATCGTCATCAGCCCGCACCCGTCCGCGGCCCGCTGCATCAGCCGGACCGCGGAGATCATGGCCGCCGCGGCCGCCCGTGCCGGGGCGCCGGCCGACGTCATCGGCTGGATGTCGGTCGTCACGCTCGAGGGCACGCAGGAATTGATGCGGCAACGCGAGGTGGCGGTGATCCTGGCCACCGGAGGCCTGGGGCTCGTGCGTGCCGCCTACTCCGCCGGCAAGCCGGCTTATGGCGTGGGCCCGGGCAACGCACCGTGCTACGTGCACCAGTCAGCGAACGTCGCCAAGGCAGCGCAGGACATCATCCTCGGCAAGTCGTTCGACAACGGACTGCTCTGCTCGTCGCCGAATTCGATCGTGGCCGACAAGGCGATCGATGGGGCCCTGAAAGCGGCCCTCACATCGAGCGGTGGCCACTTCCTGACGACCGCCGAGGCCCAGAAACTCGCAGCCGTGCTCGTCACGCCGCAGCGACTTCCCAACCCGGTCCTGGTCGGCAGGACCGCGATCCAGATCGCCGAAATCGTCGGGATCGCCGTCCCCCCAGGCACGCGGGCCCTGATCGCGGTGCTCGAAGGGGTCGGTCGCGACCATCCGCTCTCGATCGAGAAGCTCTGCCCCGTCCTGTCCTACTTCGTCGTCGACGATTGGCGCGAGGGCTGCGAGCGCTGCAAGCAGGTGCTGCGCTACGGCGGCATGGGGCACACCATGTCGATCCACGCGACTGACGACGACGTGATCCTCGAGTTCGGGCTGCACAAGCCGGCCTTCCGGATCGTGGTGAACACGCCCACGACGCACGGCTCGGTCGGCCTCACCACGGGTCTCGACCCGGCCATGACGCTCGGCTGCGGCGGCCACGGCGGCAACATCACCTCCGACAACATCTCGCCACTGCACCTGCTCAACATCAAGCGGGTGGCCTACGAGCTCCGGCCGGCAGTCGCGCCCGCGCAGCGCTCTGTGGGCCAGCAGGCATCCATGACCGACAGCGGTTCCAGTCTCCGGCCCGTGGTGCCCGAACGGGTGCGCACGCTCGACGCGCCCACCCTGTCGGCCCGTATCGACACGTTCCTCGCCAGCCGAGGCATCGCGAAGGACGCGGCCCTCGTCGTTGGTAGGGACGGATCTCCGAGCCGTCCATCTCCACTTGTTCCCTCGCACCCCGGTGACGGCCCGCTCGGAGAGCGGGCGGCCCTTCCCATTCCTGTGGTCGAGGTGGAGAACGCCGGGCCACCTGTCGATTTCGTCTGCGAAGACGACGTCCGGCAGGCCCTGCGGGCAGGCCGGCGCATTCGTCTGGCAGCCCGGGCGATTGTCACCCCGGCGGCCCGGGAACTCGGCGACTCGAACGACCTGTTCGTGGGCGAGTAG
- a CDS encoding lytic transglycosylase domain-containing protein: MRRTFGLPVAVLLISAGCSRHPAPQVAAPIQPTAPVSSVPVPAPVAPADPTAALLTEADRSFNLGERELSLGHLEQARAAFDKSLDILLDAPDGARVDPRLRTHFDRLVDRIAAHETLALQKGDGFTEKPSEPAAIDQLLEVATFAPPPPAGPGVEQAVQLDLAQTSHDIPIPLNERVLNYVELFQGRLREFLTGGLQRGSKYLPMVQSVFRAEGVPLDLAYVPLIESAFKPTALSRASARGMWQFMRGTAGDFGLKQDWYIDERADPEKATRAAARYFKQLYGMFSDWHLAMASYNGGPGRVQRAMKSAGVEDFWELTANERYLPRETREYVPMILAAMIIAKNPTQYGFEAPPIETLAYDKVEVDTAVDLRRVAEWTGASIDEIQALNPELRRWTTPLRFARYEMKVPAGTGPQLQARLATAGPSELTALKFHTVRRRESIALIARKLGVSRADLAEANGISQRAAVHSGQRLLIPRAPSAPLLASGPRADQPQRQAEAVVARRPTASPDEEDDVRITTHRVKRGESLYAIANAYDVSVADLRAWNRMKGTQLDVGDKLTIRVSRTRAAQ, from the coding sequence ATGCGACGAACGTTCGGGCTGCCCGTTGCAGTCCTCCTGATTTCGGCGGGATGTAGCCGCCACCCGGCACCGCAGGTCGCGGCGCCGATTCAGCCCACCGCCCCCGTGTCGTCGGTCCCGGTCCCCGCTCCGGTGGCGCCGGCCGACCCGACGGCGGCCCTGCTCACCGAAGCGGACCGCTCCTTCAACCTTGGCGAGCGCGAGTTGTCGCTCGGGCACCTGGAGCAGGCACGCGCGGCGTTCGACAAGTCGCTCGACATCCTGCTCGACGCGCCCGACGGCGCGAGAGTGGATCCGCGGCTGCGAACCCACTTCGATCGTCTCGTCGACCGGATTGCCGCCCACGAGACCCTGGCCTTGCAGAAGGGCGACGGCTTCACCGAGAAACCGTCGGAACCGGCTGCGATCGACCAGTTGCTGGAGGTCGCCACGTTCGCCCCGCCGCCGCCGGCGGGCCCGGGGGTTGAGCAGGCGGTGCAACTCGATCTCGCGCAGACGTCGCACGACATCCCCATTCCCCTCAATGAGCGCGTCCTCAACTACGTGGAGTTGTTCCAGGGCCGATTGCGCGAATTCCTGACCGGCGGCCTTCAGCGAGGCAGCAAGTACCTGCCGATGGTCCAGAGCGTCTTCCGGGCCGAGGGCGTGCCGCTCGACCTCGCTTACGTGCCGCTGATCGAAAGCGCCTTCAAGCCGACGGCGCTCTCGCGCGCCAGTGCCCGCGGCATGTGGCAGTTCATGCGAGGCACGGCCGGTGATTTCGGATTGAAGCAGGACTGGTACATCGACGAACGTGCCGATCCTGAAAAGGCCACGCGGGCGGCGGCTCGCTACTTCAAGCAGCTCTATGGGATGTTCTCGGACTGGCACCTTGCGATGGCGTCCTACAACGGCGGCCCCGGGCGCGTGCAGCGGGCGATGAAGTCCGCCGGAGTCGAGGACTTCTGGGAACTGACGGCGAACGAACGCTATCTGCCGCGCGAGACGCGCGAGTACGTGCCGATGATCCTCGCGGCGATGATCATCGCGAAGAATCCCACCCAGTACGGCTTCGAGGCGCCTCCGATCGAGACGCTCGCGTACGACAAGGTGGAAGTGGACACCGCGGTGGACCTGCGGCGTGTCGCCGAGTGGACCGGCGCATCCATCGATGAGATCCAGGCGCTCAACCCGGAACTGCGACGCTGGACGACGCCGCTACGCTTCGCTCGCTACGAGATGAAAGTGCCGGCGGGCACCGGGCCGCAGTTGCAGGCGAGGTTGGCGACGGCAGGGCCGAGCGAGTTGACGGCACTGAAGTTCCACACCGTACGCCGCCGCGAGTCCATTGCCCTGATTGCCAGGAAGCTCGGTGTTTCACGCGCCGACCTCGCCGAGGCCAATGGCATCTCGCAGCGCGCCGCCGTGCACTCCGGCCAGCGCCTGCTCATTCCGCGCGCCCCGTCGGCCCCGCTCCTCGCCAGCGGTCCTCGCGCCGACCAGCCGCAGCGCCAGGCCGAAGCCGTCGTGGCGCGCCGGCCGACCGCCTCGCCCGACGAAGAAGATGACGTCCGCATCACGACCCATCGCGTCAAGCGCGGCGAGTCGCTGTACGCCATCGCCAACGCCTACGACGTCTCGGTCGCCGACCTGCGAGCCTGGAACCGCATGAAGGGCACGCAGCTCGACGTCGGCGACAAGCTCACCATTCGCGTCAGCCGCACTCGCGCAGCGCAGTAG
- a CDS encoding YifB family Mg chelatase-like AAA ATPase, with the protein MLAFTFTAALVGVSAELVRVEADVSYGLPGFTIVGLPDASVRESRDRVRSAIRSAGLEFPPHRITVNLAPADLRKAGSSFDLPIALAVLAAGGQLPPALPARAVVLGELALDGRALPCRGVLPAALASRAAAMAMIVVPRGNVPEARLVPGVDVRGATSLVDALRALQEGETPAPAAVSPSTVTRVNGPDLADVHGQALARRALEIAAAGHHNLLFSGPPGAGKSMLARRLPGLLPPWAFEQALEATAVHSAAGLVPPEGGLLPERPFRAPHHTVSTAALIGGGPQPRPGEVSLAHHGVLLLDEVPEFERRTLDVLRQPLEDGVVHIARVARSLTFPADFLLVAAMNPCPCGYQGHPRRACRCRPGEADRYASRVSGPLLDRIDLVVQVPPVEPDALTGPRPQVEATAVVRARVVEARRRQAARQQMVNSRLTGRSLDQMRRDPTLGGLLAQAMTRLDLSARAADRLLRVSRTIADLAGAEHVQRAHLAEALQFRPC; encoded by the coding sequence GTGCTCGCCTTCACCTTCACCGCGGCGCTCGTGGGCGTGTCGGCCGAACTCGTGCGGGTCGAGGCCGACGTCAGCTACGGGCTGCCGGGATTCACGATCGTCGGCTTGCCGGATGCGAGCGTCCGCGAAAGCCGCGATCGCGTCCGCAGCGCGATCCGCAGCGCGGGCCTGGAATTTCCTCCTCATCGAATCACCGTGAACCTGGCGCCGGCCGACCTGCGCAAGGCCGGCAGCAGCTTCGACCTGCCGATCGCGCTCGCCGTCCTGGCCGCCGGTGGCCAGTTGCCGCCGGCGCTGCCTGCGCGCGCCGTCGTCCTCGGAGAACTCGCCCTCGATGGGCGTGCACTCCCCTGCCGCGGCGTGCTGCCCGCAGCGCTCGCGTCGCGAGCGGCGGCGATGGCGATGATCGTGGTTCCGCGTGGCAACGTCCCGGAGGCGCGTCTGGTGCCCGGTGTCGACGTGCGCGGAGCGACATCACTCGTCGACGCCCTACGCGCCCTCCAGGAAGGCGAGACCCCGGCTCCTGCAGCAGTCAGCCCGAGCACGGTGACGCGGGTCAACGGTCCCGACCTGGCCGATGTGCACGGACAGGCGCTGGCGCGGCGCGCCCTCGAGATTGCCGCCGCGGGACATCACAATCTGCTGTTCTCCGGGCCACCGGGCGCTGGCAAGTCGATGCTGGCGCGGAGGTTGCCGGGCCTGCTGCCGCCGTGGGCGTTCGAGCAGGCGCTCGAGGCGACGGCCGTGCATTCGGCGGCGGGCCTCGTGCCCCCCGAGGGCGGCCTGCTCCCCGAGCGGCCGTTCCGCGCGCCGCATCACACCGTGTCGACGGCCGCACTGATCGGCGGCGGCCCACAGCCCCGGCCCGGGGAGGTCAGCCTGGCGCACCACGGCGTACTGCTGCTTGACGAGGTCCCCGAGTTCGAGCGTCGCACGCTGGATGTGCTGCGGCAGCCGCTCGAGGACGGCGTCGTCCACATCGCGCGGGTCGCACGGAGCCTGACGTTCCCGGCCGATTTCCTCCTCGTGGCGGCGATGAACCCGTGTCCGTGCGGGTACCAGGGCCATCCGCGCCGCGCCTGTCGGTGTCGGCCCGGCGAAGCCGACCGCTACGCCTCCCGGGTGTCCGGGCCGCTGCTCGACCGCATCGATCTGGTCGTCCAGGTGCCGCCAGTGGAGCCAGACGCCCTCACCGGACCGCGGCCACAGGTGGAGGCGACCGCCGTCGTCCGGGCCCGGGTCGTGGAAGCTCGTCGGCGCCAGGCGGCGCGCCAGCAGATGGTCAACAGCCGGCTCACAGGTCGCTCGCTCGACCAGATGAGGCGGGATCCGACGCTGGGAGGGCTGCTGGCGCAGGCGATGACCCGGCTCGACCTCAGTGCGAGGGCCGCCGACCGCCTGCTCCGGGTCTCCAGGACCATCGCTGACCTGGCCGGCGCCGAGCACGTGCAACGGGCGCACCTAGCGGAAGCCCTGCAGTTCCGGCCGTGCTAG
- a CDS encoding BMC domain-containing protein, whose amino-acid sequence MGDALGLIETRGLIGAIEAADAMVKTANVQLIGKEYIGAGYVTVMARGDVGAIKAATDAGAAAARRVGELISVHVIPRPHAEVERILPKLAAAPAPAGK is encoded by the coding sequence ATGGGAGACGCCCTCGGACTCATCGAAACGCGCGGCCTCATCGGCGCCATCGAAGCGGCTGACGCGATGGTGAAGACGGCGAACGTCCAGCTGATAGGCAAGGAATACATCGGGGCGGGCTACGTCACCGTCATGGCGCGCGGCGATGTCGGCGCCATCAAGGCCGCCACCGACGCCGGTGCCGCCGCGGCCCGCCGTGTCGGTGAACTCATCTCGGTGCACGTCATTCCCCGGCCGCACGCCGAAGTCGAGCGGATCCTCCCGAAGCTCGCCGCGGCGCCGGCCCCGGCCGGCAAGTAG
- a CDS encoding GspE/PulE family protein, producing MPELPTPEGHRATPAQEREQARHLAERYRLEFVDMDAFHLDNELFRSIPADVMLRYGFVPHRRDGDALVIVVSDPTDLLMIDELQQLLGTRLKVTVGPASAIQAMLKKSESSQRVLEDATESFQLQLLKEDDTGEESLSVEKLTSDISPIIKLIDSTIFAALQRRASDIHIETQDDAVVVKYRIDGVLQPAMRPIDKRFAGPIISRIKVMAELDIAEKRVPQDGRFKLRMRGKTIDFRVSVMPSAHGEDAVIRILDKESISEQFRELRLDILGFPDEELRRFRKYIREPYGMVLVTGPTGSGKTTTLYAALSEIKSIEDKIVTIEDPVEYQLKGIVQIPINEKKGLTFARGLRSILRHDPDKIMVGEIRDAETAQIAINSALTGHLVFTTVHANNVLDVLGRFLNMGVEAYQFVSALNCVLAQRLVRKICEDCKRPMTVTEAQLREAAMDPSLAHTHVFYEGAGCLECSGSGYRGRMAICELLDLSDTIRDMILARRPNSEIKRAVREEGMRFLRESAVSRVLSGETTLREINKVTFVD from the coding sequence ATGCCCGAGCTGCCGACGCCGGAGGGCCATCGGGCCACGCCCGCGCAGGAGCGCGAGCAGGCGCGACACCTGGCCGAGCGCTATCGGCTCGAGTTCGTCGACATGGACGCGTTCCATCTCGACAACGAGCTCTTCCGCTCGATCCCGGCCGACGTGATGCTGCGGTACGGCTTCGTACCGCATCGCCGCGACGGCGACGCGCTCGTCATCGTCGTGTCGGACCCGACCGACCTGCTGATGATCGACGAGTTGCAGCAGTTGCTCGGCACGCGGCTGAAGGTGACCGTCGGCCCGGCCTCGGCCATCCAGGCGATGCTCAAGAAGTCCGAGAGCAGCCAGCGGGTGCTCGAGGACGCCACCGAGAGCTTCCAGCTGCAACTGCTCAAGGAGGACGACACCGGCGAGGAGTCGCTCTCGGTCGAGAAGCTCACGAGCGACATCAGCCCGATCATCAAGCTGATCGACTCGACCATCTTTGCCGCGCTGCAGCGGCGCGCCAGCGACATCCACATCGAGACACAGGACGATGCGGTGGTCGTGAAGTACCGCATCGACGGCGTGCTGCAGCCGGCGATGCGGCCGATCGACAAGCGATTCGCGGGCCCGATCATCTCGCGCATCAAGGTGATGGCCGAACTCGACATCGCCGAGAAGCGCGTGCCCCAGGACGGCCGCTTCAAGCTGCGCATGCGCGGCAAGACAATCGACTTCCGCGTCTCGGTGATGCCGAGTGCGCACGGCGAGGACGCGGTCATCCGCATCCTCGACAAGGAATCGATCAGTGAGCAGTTCCGCGAGCTCCGCCTCGACATTTTGGGGTTCCCGGACGAGGAATTGCGGCGCTTCCGCAAGTACATCCGCGAGCCCTACGGCATGGTGCTCGTCACCGGCCCCACCGGCTCGGGCAAGACGACGACACTCTACGCGGCGCTCTCCGAGATCAAGTCGATCGAGGACAAGATCGTCACCATCGAAGATCCGGTCGAATACCAGTTGAAGGGCATCGTCCAGATCCCGATCAACGAGAAGAAGGGCCTGACGTTCGCGCGTGGCTTGCGCAGCATCCTGCGCCACGACCCGGACAAGATCATGGTCGGCGAGATCCGCGACGCCGAGACCGCGCAGATCGCCATCAACTCGGCGCTGACCGGGCACCTGGTGTTCACGACCGTCCACGCCAACAACGTGCTCGACGTGCTCGGGCGCTTCCTCAACATGGGCGTGGAGGCCTACCAGTTCGTGTCGGCGCTGAACTGCGTCCTCGCGCAGCGGCTGGTACGCAAGATCTGCGAGGACTGCAAGCGCCCCATGACGGTCACCGAGGCGCAGTTACGGGAAGCGGCCATGGATCCATCGCTCGCCCATACGCACGTGTTCTACGAAGGCGCGGGCTGCCTGGAGTGCAGCGGATCGGGCTACCGCGGGCGCATGGCCATCTGCGAACTGCTCGACCTGTCGGACACCATCCGTGACATGATTCTGGCGCGCCGGCCCAACTCCGAGATCAAGCGCGCGGTGCGCGAAGAGGGGATGCGGTTCCTGCGGGAATCGGCGGTGTCCCGTGTCCTCTCGGGCGAGACCACGTTGCGCGAGATCAACAAGGTCACCTTCGTCGACTAG